The genome window ATGCCAGAATTATGGAAATGGATTGCAGTCGTGTTCTTGAGGAATTAAAAAATCACGATGTTGTTGTTGTAGCTGGTTTCCAAGGGGCAGCGCCAAATGGAGATACAACGACTTTAGGAAGAGGCGGAAGTGATACGTCTGCGGCTGCTTTAGGATCGGCACTTCAAGCAGAATATATTGACATTTTTACTGATGTAGAAGGTATTATGACGGCAGATCCAAGAATTGCAGAAAATGCTCGTCCGCTATCTGTTGTTACCTATTCAGAAGTTTGCAATATGGCTTATCAAGGAGCAAAAGTTATTCATCCACGAGCAGTGGAAATAGCAATGCAAGCAAAAGTACCGATTAGAATACGCTCAACGTATTCTAAGGGGACTGGTACACTTGTCACCTCGAGTAATGCGGAAAGTCGAGGCAGTGACATAAAAGAAAGACCTGTAACAGGAATTGCTCATGTAGCAAACGTAACTCAAATTAAAGTTTTTGCAAAAAAAGATCAGTACGACTTACAATCGCAAGTCTTTAAAGCGATGGCAAATGAAGAAATCAGTGTAGACTTTATCAATATTTCACCTAACAGTGTCGTATATACTGTAACAAATGAGATGACAAACAAAGCAATTGCCGTTCTTGAAAATATGGGATATGAACCAGTTATCGAAAAAGAATGTGCAAAAGTATCCGTGGTTGGTGCTGGAATGGCCGGTGTACCTGGGGTGACATTTAAAATTGTTACTGCACTCTCAAATAAAGGAATTCGTATCCTCCAATCAGCTGATAGCCATGCAACTATCTGGGTGCTGGTGAAACAGGATGATTTAGTAAGTGCAGTTAATGTATTACACGATGCGTTTGAGTTAGAAAAAGAAATAGAATAAAAAAATAGATACAACGAGATCGAAATGAGAATAGGAGTGGAACGATGGGTTTATTTGGTAGGGTGTCAACGGCCATGATTACACCATTTGATGCCAAGGGACATATAGATTTTCCAAAAACAACACAGTTAATTAATCATTTACTTGAAAACGGAACAGATTCTTTAGTAGTAGCTGGTACTACTGGAGAATCGCCCACATTATCCAAACAAGAGAAGATTGCTTTATTTAAACATGTGGTAAAGGTAGTGGAAAAGAGAGTTCCAATCATTGCAGGAACAGGTAGTTATAACACATATGAGTCCATCGAATTAACGAAACAAGCAGAACTTGCAGGTGTGGACGCTGTTATGGTAGTTGGACCATACTATAACAAGCCGAACCAAGAGGGGTTATATCAACATATTAAAGCAGTTGCAGAATCTACAAAACTACCCGTTATGATATATAATATTCCAGGTCGTTCTGTTGTTAATATTGAACCAGAAACTATTATTCGTTTGTCAGAAATTGATAATATTGTAGCTGTAAAAGAGGCTAGTGGAAATTTAAATAATATCACGAAAATTATTGCATCAACACCAGCTGATTTTTATGTATACAGTGGTGATGACAGCTTAACTTTACCACTTTTATCTGTAGGAGCAACAGGAGTGATTTCTGTAGCTTCGCATATTATTGGTAAAGAAATGAAAGAAATGGTGACTTCTTTCTTAGATGGAAAGGTTGAGGAAGCATCTAAAATGCATCAACAATTACTTCCTCTTATGTTAATTCTATTTAAAGCTCCAAACCCTGTTCCAGTAAAAACAGCATTACAATTAAGAGGATTTGACGTAGGTTCTGTTCGTTTACCTTTAGTGCCATTAACAGAGGAAGAACGAATCGAGTTAGCGAAATTTATTTAAGGAATTAGAAGGATATCGTATATCCACAAGGACTAATGATAACAGTTTATTTGATTCTTTTTTGCTAGTTTTAATAAATGTTTACGTGTCAGAAGAGTTTAGCTATCTCTTATTACGACGGATAAACCAAAGCAAAAATGGTTTATTCGTCCTGAGATAACTAGCTCTTCTGTCTTTTTTATCTCACATCTTTACTAAGAAAAACTTGTTTCTAAACTAGTTTTTGATTATGATTGGATACATCATCATATTTTTAAATAGGGCAAACATAAGTTTCAACATATAAGAAACTAGAAGTTTTTGAAGGTAGATGAGTGTTTAGCTATATCGTCTTGCGAATTTTTTGTTTGGTGGAAGTTCACATTTGAAAAATGCAAACTGTCTTCCCAGTTTCTCAATCGAAAAATTGTGGTTTGGACAATGGTTAGTAAGACGCAAGAACATTTTGATAAGGTTAAATGTAAGGAGGAGAAGTCATGGCGAAAAATCAGCTGCAAAAAAACTTATTGCCAAGACATATAAGTTTAATGGCCATGGGAGGAGCTATTGGGACAGGGATATTTAAAGGTAGTGGAGAAACAGTTTCCATTGCAGGTCCAGGTGTTATTTTTACATACATATTTGCAGGACTTTTATTACTAGTAGTGATGGGCAGTATTGCGGAAATGGCTATTGTTTATCCAAATACAAACATGAAGGGCTTTATTGGGAAGGCTTTTGGGAACCAGACAGCATTCGTTATTGGCTGGATGTACTGCATTTTATGGCTTGCGGTATGTGTGATTGAAGTAGTTGTAGCAGGAAGCTTTCTGCAGTTTTGGCTACCAGATGTGCCATTATGGATATTAAGTATTCTGTGCGCAGTAGGTTTAATTGTCGTTAATACAATGAATGTGAAAAATTATGGAGAATTTGAATTTTGGTTTGCTGGTATTAAAATTGGCATGATTATTATATTTATTATATTAGGAGCCGCTGTTTTATTTGAACTTATTCCATCTGGGCAAACAAACTATCTACAAAATTACACAGAGCATGGCGGCTTTTTCCCAAATGGATGGACATCTGTCTTTTCTGCCTTATTAATTGTTATGTTTTCCTATGGTGGCTCCGAGCTCATTGGTGTATCGGTAACGGAAACGAAGAATGCAGAAAAAGTATTGCCAAAAGTTATTAAAAGCTTTATATTTCGTATTGTTTTATTTTATACATTGC of Niallia circulans contains these proteins:
- the dapA gene encoding 4-hydroxy-tetrahydrodipicolinate synthase encodes the protein MGLFGRVSTAMITPFDAKGHIDFPKTTQLINHLLENGTDSLVVAGTTGESPTLSKQEKIALFKHVVKVVEKRVPIIAGTGSYNTYESIELTKQAELAGVDAVMVVGPYYNKPNQEGLYQHIKAVAESTKLPVMIYNIPGRSVVNIEPETIIRLSEIDNIVAVKEASGNLNNITKIIASTPADFYVYSGDDSLTLPLLSVGATGVISVASHIIGKEMKEMVTSFLDGKVEEASKMHQQLLPLMLILFKAPNPVPVKTALQLRGFDVGSVRLPLVPLTEEERIELAKFI
- the dapG gene encoding aspartate kinase, with translation MKIMVQKFGGTSVRDEKSRIQAKDHIKDALNEGYKVVVIVSAMGRKGEPYATDTLLSLVGGSESSISRRENDLLMSCGEIISSVVFTQLLLENQISATALTGAQAGFKTNNDFTNARIMEMDCSRVLEELKNHDVVVVAGFQGAAPNGDTTTLGRGGSDTSAAALGSALQAEYIDIFTDVEGIMTADPRIAENARPLSVVTYSEVCNMAYQGAKVIHPRAVEIAMQAKVPIRIRSTYSKGTGTLVTSSNAESRGSDIKERPVTGIAHVANVTQIKVFAKKDQYDLQSQVFKAMANEEISVDFINISPNSVVYTVTNEMTNKAIAVLENMGYEPVIEKECAKVSVVGAGMAGVPGVTFKIVTALSNKGIRILQSADSHATIWVLVKQDDLVSAVNVLHDAFELEKEIE
- a CDS encoding amino acid permease, which gives rise to MAKNQLQKNLLPRHISLMAMGGAIGTGIFKGSGETVSIAGPGVIFTYIFAGLLLLVVMGSIAEMAIVYPNTNMKGFIGKAFGNQTAFVIGWMYCILWLAVCVIEVVVAGSFLQFWLPDVPLWILSILCAVGLIVVNTMNVKNYGEFEFWFAGIKIGMIIIFIILGAAVLFELIPSGQTNYLQNYTEHGGFFPNGWTSVFSALLIVMFSYGGSELIGVSVTETKNAEKVLPKVIKSFIFRIVLFYTLPILIICGLIPWNELTEESSPFVQVLSISGLSGAAHIMNFVLIIAVLSAANSGIYGCTRMMYSLSTEGEGPKAFSRVNHNGVPIYSLMVTGIILIAGSMIALFKQDQVFSLLMAFPGFVVSVVWIMICLAQLKLRKQYPLQPSFKIWGYPYIPIFTVTCLGIISISFLFDEANRISILACLICFFAVIAISIFKFKSNKR